The following are encoded in a window of Callithrix jacchus isolate 240 chromosome 9, calJac240_pri, whole genome shotgun sequence genomic DNA:
- the TMT1B gene encoding thiol S-methyltransferase TMT1B, with product MDVLVPLLQLLVLLLTLPLHLLALLGCWQPLCKTYFPYLMAVLPRKSNHKMESKKRELFSQIKGLMGASGKVALLELGCGTGANFQFYPAGCRVTCLDPNPHFEKFLTKSMAENRHLQYEQFVVAPGEDMRQLADGSMDVVVCTLVLCSVQSPRNVLQEVQRVLRPGGVLFFWEHVAEPQGSWALMWQQIVEPTWKHIADGCCLTRETWKDLEKAGFSEVQMERQPSLFKWLPVGPHIMGKAVK from the exons ATGGACGTCCTGGTCCCACTCCTGCAGCTGCTGGTGCTGCTTCTCACCCTGCCCCTGCACCTCCTGGCTCTGCTGGGCTGCTGGCAGCCCCTGTGCAAAACCTACTTCCCCTACCTGATGGCCGTGCTGCCCCGCAAGAGCAACCACAAGATGGAGAGCAAGAAACGGGAGCTCTTCAGCCAGATCAAGGGGCTCATGGGGGCCTCCGGGAAAGTGGCCCTGCTGGAGCTGGGCTGTGGCACCGGCGCCAACTTTCAGTTCTACCCAGCGGGCTGCAGGGTCACCTGCCTGGACCCAAATCCCCACTTTGAGAAGTTCCTGACAAAGAGCATGGCTGAGAACAGGCACCTCCAATACGAGCAGTTTGTGGTGGCTCCTGGAGAGGACATGAGGCAGCTGGCTGATGGCTCCATGGATGTGGTGGTCTGCACCCTGGTGCTGTGCTCTGTGCAGAGCCCGAGGAATGTCCTGCAGGAGGTCCAGAGAGTACTGAGGCCG gGAGGTGTGCTATTTTTCTGGGAGCACGTGGCGGAACCACAAGGAAGCTGGGCCCTCATGTGGCAGCAAATTGTGGAGCCCACGTGGAAACACATTGCGGATGGCTGCTGCCTCACCAGAGAGACCTGGAAGGATCTTGAGAAGGCCGGGTTCTCTGAAGTCCAAATGGAACGACAGCCCTCTCTCTTCAAATGGCTACCTGTTGGGCCCCACATCATGGGAAAGGCTGTGAAATAA